One genomic region from Buteo buteo chromosome 12, bButBut1.hap1.1, whole genome shotgun sequence encodes:
- the FOSL2 gene encoding fos-related antigen 2 has product MYQDYPGNFDTSSRGSSGSPGHPETYSSGAAQQKFRVDMPGSGSAFIPTINAITTSQDLQWMVQPTVITSMSSPYSRSHPYSHPLPPLSSVAGHTALQRPGVIKTIGTTVGRRRRDEQLSPEEEEKRRIRRERNKLAAAKCRNRRRELTEKLQAETEVLEEEKSVLQKEIAELQKEKEKLEFMLVAHSPVCKISPEERRSPPSSSLQSVRTGASGAVVVKQEPVEEEIPSSSLVLDKAQRSVIKPISIAGGFYGEEALNTPIVVTSTPAITPGSSNLVFTYPNVLDQESPLSPSESCSKAHRRSSSSGDQSSDSLNSPTLLAL; this is encoded by the exons AAATTTCGAGTAGATATGCCAGGATCAGGCAGTGCTTTCATCCCTACAATCAACGCCATCACAACTAGCCAAGACCTGCAGTGGATGGTCCAGCCCACTGTCATCACCTCCATGTCAAGCCCTTACTCTCGTTCACACCCCTAcagccaccccctgcccccactgTCGTCAGTGGCCGGACACACGGCCCTTCAGCGACCTGGTGTGATCAAAACCATTGGAACCACAGTGGGCCGGAGACGAAGAGACGAGCAG CTGTCACCCGAGGAAGAAGAGAAGCGAAGGATCCGGAGAGAGAGGAACAAGCTGGCAGCTGCTAAGTGTCGTAACAGGCGTCGAGAGCTAACAGAAAAACTCCAGGCG GAAACTGaagtgctggaggaggagaagtcaGTGCTGCAAAAGGAGATCGCTGAGCtccagaaggagaaggagaagctggAGTTTATGCTGGTGGCTCACAGCCCTGTATGCAAAATCAGCCCTGAGGAACGTCGGAGCCCACCATCCAGCAGCCTCCAGAGCGTTCGGACTGGAGCAAGCGGAGCGGTGGTGGTGAAGCAGGAGCCTGTGGAGGAAGAGATTCCATCTTCCTCTTTGGTCCTTGACAAAGCCCAGAGGTCTGTCATTAAGCCCATCAGCATTGCTGGAGGTTTTTATGGGGAGGAGGCACTCAACACTCCCATCGTGGTGACCTCAACACCAGCCATCACTCCTGGCTCCTCCAACTTGGTGTTCACCTACCCCAACGTGTTGGATCAGGAGTCTCCTCTCTCACCATCCGAGTCCTGCTCCAAAGCTCAccggaggagcagcagcagcggtgACCAGTCATCGGATTCCTTGAACTCTCCCACCTTGCTGGCATTGTAa